The following coding sequences lie in one Halalkalicoccus subterraneus genomic window:
- a CDS encoding threonine-phosphate decarboxylase codes for MDPDTAARVGRVPHGGCSEPEVIDFSANVNPRTPPGVADVYGDALARSRRYPDDAYPEYRSAAGEYVDCPPEGVVPTPGGLAGIRLAIATTVSRDESVLVPTPSFGEYAREVHLQGADVEFVAHDEVCESDPADHAMAIVCNPNNPTGTAYESGDLLDFLARCREADTALLVDEAFLGFTDRHSMAGRVGAVVARSLTKLFGLPGLRAGFLVATGERRERLENARRAWNLGTPAATVGAHCMAQYGFVEQTRRRVRTERARMAETLESEYNVVPSEAPFLLLDTGARSVDRVLDRVREGDLAVRDARSFRGLDSHVRVAVRTPEENDRLIEVLLDV; via the coding sequence ATGGATCCGGACACGGCGGCGAGGGTCGGACGCGTACCACACGGGGGTTGTTCCGAGCCGGAGGTCATCGATTTTAGCGCGAACGTCAACCCGCGAACGCCGCCAGGGGTCGCCGACGTCTACGGGGACGCGCTCGCCCGGTCGAGGCGCTATCCGGACGACGCCTACCCGGAGTACCGCAGCGCCGCGGGCGAGTACGTCGACTGTCCGCCCGAGGGAGTCGTGCCGACGCCGGGCGGGCTCGCGGGGATCCGGCTCGCGATCGCGACGACCGTCTCGCGGGACGAATCGGTGCTCGTCCCGACCCCGAGCTTCGGCGAGTACGCCCGCGAGGTTCACCTCCAGGGCGCCGATGTGGAGTTCGTCGCCCACGACGAGGTCTGCGAGAGCGACCCGGCCGACCACGCGATGGCGATCGTCTGCAACCCGAACAACCCCACCGGGACGGCCTACGAGTCGGGCGATCTGCTGGATTTCCTCGCGCGCTGCCGAGAGGCCGACACCGCGTTGCTCGTCGACGAGGCCTTTCTGGGGTTCACCGACCGCCACTCGATGGCGGGCCGTGTGGGGGCGGTCGTCGCCCGATCGCTGACCAAGCTGTTCGGGCTGCCGGGACTCCGGGCGGGGTTCCTGGTCGCGACTGGCGAGCGCCGCGAGCGCCTCGAAAACGCCCGACGGGCCTGGAACCTCGGAACCCCCGCCGCCACGGTCGGCGCCCACTGTATGGCCCAATACGGGTTCGTCGAGCAGACCCGTCGGCGCGTCCGGACCGAGCGCGCGCGGATGGCTGAGACCCTCGAAAGCGAGTATAACGTCGTGCCCTCCGAGGCCCCGTTCCTCCTGCTCGACACCGGCGCGCGGTCGGTCGACCGGGTGCTCGACCGGGTCCGCGAGGGTGATCTGGCGGTCAGGGACGCCCGCTCCTTTCGCGGGCTCGACTCCCACGTCAGGGTCGCGGTCCGGACCCCCGAGGAGAACGATCGACTGATCGAGGTCCTCCTCGATGTTTGA
- a CDS encoding NTP transferase domain-containing protein, whose amino-acid sequence MCGGRGTRLGMGEKPLVEVGGTPMVDRVLDAVAPVVGTVHAAPSTHTPQTRARLAGRVPIIETSGAGYVEDLSQALSAIDPPVVTLTADLPCLLPADVRAALDGYKRGSRTVCVPVERKRALGVSVGTRFEREGRALAPTGVNVVGEGEESVQRVDRVGLAINVNEPADLAVAERVASERF is encoded by the coding sequence ATGTGCGGCGGGCGGGGCACCCGTCTCGGGATGGGCGAGAAGCCGCTGGTCGAAGTCGGGGGAACGCCCATGGTCGACCGGGTGCTCGACGCCGTCGCGCCCGTCGTCGGGACCGTCCATGCCGCCCCCTCGACACACACTCCCCAGACGCGGGCACGTCTCGCCGGTCGCGTCCCGATCATCGAAACGTCCGGCGCGGGCTACGTCGAGGACCTCTCACAGGCGCTCAGCGCGATCGACCCGCCGGTCGTGACCCTCACCGCGGACCTGCCCTGCCTCCTGCCGGCGGACGTCCGGGCCGCCCTCGATGGGTATAAACGTGGGTCGCGCACGGTCTGTGTGCCCGTCGAGCGAAAGCGTGCCCTCGGCGTCAGCGTCGGAACGCGGTTCGAACGCGAGGGGCGCGCGCTCGCGCCGACCGGAGTGAACGTCGTTGGAGAGGGGGAAGAGTCGGTTCAGAGGGTGGATCGGGTCGGGCTCGCGATCAACGTGAACGAACCGGCCGACCTGGCGGTCGCCGAACGCGTGGCGTCCGAACGCTTCTAA
- the cobS gene encoding adenosylcobinamide-GDP ribazoletransferase produces MAVDALRGALGFLTRLPVGRDERAWEAFRESPAAFPIAGYVVGALLSVPFLLPLPGPSTAFAFVSVVYLVTGVNHADGVADLGDAAVVHGDREKRRAVMRDTTVGVGALLALGIVLAGLALAGVALAGLPLAAAAGIVLAAEVGAKFAVALLIRLGELAHEGLGSQFVGQESGTLLAPLAAAVPAALISVPALAAVCGATLSGALLGRWAHYRLGGISGDVLGATNELGRVLALHAGVIAWTLW; encoded by the coding sequence ATGGCTGTAGACGCCCTCCGGGGGGCGCTCGGCTTCCTCACGCGCCTGCCGGTCGGCCGCGACGAGCGCGCCTGGGAAGCGTTTCGCGAAAGCCCGGCGGCCTTCCCGATCGCGGGCTACGTCGTCGGGGCGCTCCTCTCGGTCCCCTTCCTGCTCCCGCTCCCCGGGCCGAGCACCGCGTTCGCCTTCGTTTCCGTGGTCTACCTCGTCACCGGCGTCAACCACGCCGACGGCGTCGCGGACCTGGGTGATGCGGCGGTCGTCCACGGCGACCGGGAGAAGCGCCGCGCGGTCATGCGCGATACGACGGTCGGCGTCGGGGCGCTCCTCGCGCTCGGGATCGTCCTCGCGGGGCTGGCGCTCGCGGGGGTGGCGCTGGCGGGGCTGCCGCTGGCCGCGGCCGCCGGGATCGTGCTGGCCGCGGAGGTCGGCGCGAAGTTCGCCGTCGCTCTATTGATCCGTCTCGGCGAGCTGGCCCACGAGGGACTGGGCTCACAGTTCGTCGGACAGGAATCGGGGACGCTCCTCGCGCCTCTTGCGGCCGCAGTTCCCGCCGCACTCATCTCGGTGCCGGCGCTGGCGGCCGTCTGCGGTGCGACGCTGTCGGGTGCGCTGCTCGGCCGGTGGGCGCACTACAGACTGGGCGGGATCAGCGGCGACGTGCTCGGGGCCACGAACGAACTCGGGCGGGTCCTCGCACTGCACGCGGGGGTGATCGCGTGGACGCTCTGGTGA
- the cbiB gene encoding adenosylcobinamide-phosphate synthase CbiB, with protein sequence MSLVLAALALAVGLELALGEPPTEVHPVAWFGRAVERADREWSHPGTAGLAIAFLCPLFVAGAVSGFVALAGSLGPFFGILAAGCALFATTSLRMLLDVARTVIDESERDLAGAREAVRALVGRTPEELSAGELRSAAVESASENLADGLVAPLSAFALLAPLSPSLGAGGAAWVKAVNTLDSTLGYPEKPHGTASARLDDYVMWLPARASAALLALAARRPGALVRAREWAGAPPSPNSGWPMATLAGLLDVRLEKPGVYVLNPSRDLPTGADARRGVRIVALAGALSYALAGVVAWL encoded by the coding sequence ATGAGCCTCGTGCTCGCGGCGCTCGCACTCGCCGTCGGCCTCGAACTCGCGCTGGGAGAACCACCAACAGAAGTCCATCCCGTCGCGTGGTTCGGCCGGGCGGTCGAGCGAGCCGACCGCGAGTGGAGTCATCCCGGAACGGCGGGGCTGGCCATCGCTTTCCTCTGTCCGCTGTTCGTCGCGGGCGCTGTTTCGGGGTTCGTCGCGCTGGCCGGCTCGCTCGGTCCCTTTTTCGGGATCCTCGCCGCCGGGTGCGCGCTGTTCGCCACGACGAGCCTGCGAATGTTGCTGGACGTCGCGCGGACGGTGATCGACGAAAGCGAGCGCGACCTCGCAGGGGCGCGCGAGGCGGTGCGGGCGCTCGTCGGGCGTACCCCCGAGGAGCTCTCGGCGGGCGAACTTCGGAGCGCCGCCGTCGAGAGCGCCAGTGAAAACCTCGCGGACGGGCTGGTCGCACCGCTTTCCGCGTTCGCGTTGCTCGCCCCGCTCTCGCCGTCGCTCGGGGCCGGTGGGGCGGCCTGGGTCAAGGCGGTCAACACGCTCGATTCGACGCTCGGCTACCCCGAGAAGCCCCACGGCACCGCGAGCGCCCGCCTCGATGACTACGTCATGTGGCTGCCCGCACGCGCAAGCGCCGCCCTGCTCGCGCTCGCCGCCCGCCGACCGGGCGCGCTCGTTCGCGCCCGCGAGTGGGCCGGCGCGCCGCCCTCCCCCAACTCCGGCTGGCCGATGGCGACGCTCGCCGGCCTGCTGGACGTGCGCCTCGAAAAACCCGGCGTCTACGTCCTAAATCCCTCTAGAGACCTGCCGACGGGGGCCGACGCCCGCCGCGGGGTCAGGATCGTCGCGCTCGCGGGCGCGCTCTCGTACGCCCTTGCCGGGGTGGTCGCATGGCTGTAG
- a CDS encoding HAD family hydrolase, with protein sequence MAVSFDLFGTLVRAPKPDDPARAIAAELAARGVDVPTEWDEAYRTPQIDAPEGAEVPLHAHVAWALAACGVNVPENAARRAVIAAFDPDVEVREGAREAIVAAHELGPVGLLSNCSVPELVARTLIRADLRGEFDAVVSSVDCGWRKPHPKAFEAVATGLGTSVETLTHVGDSPVADGGIATCGGRAIVLDGIALSEVPALLDDCERER encoded by the coding sequence CAGTATCGTTCGACCTGTTCGGAACGCTGGTCCGCGCGCCGAAGCCCGACGATCCCGCACGGGCGATCGCGGCCGAACTCGCCGCCCGCGGCGTCGACGTCCCCACCGAATGGGACGAGGCCTACCGCACCCCGCAGATCGACGCTCCCGAGGGCGCGGAGGTTCCCCTTCACGCCCACGTCGCGTGGGCGCTCGCCGCCTGTGGGGTCAACGTCCCGGAGAACGCGGCCAGACGAGCCGTGATCGCGGCGTTCGACCCCGACGTCGAAGTCCGAGAGGGAGCCCGCGAGGCGATCGTGGCGGCCCACGAACTGGGGCCCGTCGGCCTGCTCTCGAACTGCAGCGTGCCCGAACTGGTCGCCCGGACGCTGATCCGCGCGGACCTGCGCGGGGAGTTCGACGCGGTCGTTTCGAGCGTGGACTGTGGCTGGCGGAAACCCCACCCGAAGGCGTTCGAGGCGGTCGCCACCGGGCTCGGAACGTCCGTCGAAACGCTCACGCACGTCGGGGACTCGCCCGTCGCCGACGGCGGGATCGCGACCTGTGGCGGGCGCGCGATCGTCCTCGATGGGATCGCGCTGTCGGAGGTGCCCGCGCTGCTCGACGACTGCGAGCGCGAGCGATGA